The Planifilum fulgidum genome segment AGTCAACATAGAAGACCTTGTTCCCCAAGATCACTTGCTTAGAAAAATCAATGAAACCATCGACTTTTCGTTTATCGCGGAAAAATGCCGCCCCTTGTATTGTCAAGATAATGGGCGTCCTTGCATCGATCCGGTCATGCTGTTCAAAATGCTTTTGATCGGTTATTTGTACGGAATTCGTTCGGAAAGACGCCTCATTGAGGAAATCCGGGTCAACATCGCCTACCGTTGGTTTGTTGGTC includes the following:
- a CDS encoding transposase; protein product: MFRTNPSREFQPETVNIEDLVPQDHLLRKINETIDFSFIAEKCRPLYCQDNGRPCIDPVMLFKMLLIGYLYGIRSERRLIEEIRVNIAYRWFVG